Genomic window ([Eubacterium] hominis):
GATAATTAGGTTCATATCGATGAATCAGTGATAAGAAGCTACTTTTTAGTTCATTTTCAAAGTACTTGGTATCATGAAAGAGAGCATTGGACATCGCACGCATAAAGTTATTTTGCCCTTCATCAATATAGACAAGTACCATAAAAAGCTGTTTGATATGCTCCATATCTTTTCCCACATATTTATGCAAAGTACCATTTTTCACAAGATATGCTTGTTCATCCTGAATAAATGATTGTATCCATGGAGTTTTTATCTTTTCCTGATAGTCATGAAGTAATTGTGATAATTGTTGCGCTTCATCATTTTTCGATTGTTTACCATAGTATTCCTGATAGATATCAGATACACGCTCCAGATTTAATATGATGGTTTTCATATGGTTGGTATGCTCTTGATCATACACAATTTGAATATATCCTTTAGTTTGCAGCTCTTCCATATCCGCATTGATTTCTTCCACACTATCAAAATCCTGTACATCATATGCATGATAGCTTTTCAAATGAAACATGATTCGACGCTTACTGTTATCTTTATTGGGATTGGCATGCGCACTGTTTTCGTACTTCTGAATCAGTTTATCCAATAACTGCTTCTGATGCTTGCTCATGTATTGCCTCTTTCTGGGTCCATTTGGTTACCGTAGATACACGTTGATGGTTACGTTCATCACTTGTCGCAATCAATGTCATATCCGCTACTCTGCTTAAATTTGAAATCTTATCAGTTGGTGTAACAATGATTGCCTGAAAGCCTAAAGACTTCAATAGATTGATACATTCCTCAATTCGCTCATTATCCATCTTATCAAAGGCCTCATCAAATACAGCTAACTGTAAGCCACCTGCTGGTCCATCATAAACACTAAATAATGATACCAAAACAGCCACATAAAATGGTGTTTGTGTTTCTCCACCTGAACTTGATCCGATGGTCTTTCCTAAAGAGTTCCCATTCTCTAGAATATCAAATTTCAGATAAGTCGTAAAGCGTGATAACATCTTCACTTCTTTTTCTAATTCATGATATGCCTTAGGATCATTTAAAGATGATAATGCGGATATTTTATCAAATAATTCCCGTATTAATTCTTCATTTTCTTCATACACATGCGTATTTAATAAGTTATGACCATTTAATTCTTTGTTGGTAATCAGATTATAGTATTCACGATAATCTTCGTTACAGGTACAAACGAATTCATATTGAGAGCGGCCAAACTGATGACGTTTGATAGAACGATTCAATCGGTCGATTTGCATTTTTACATTTTCAATCTTACTGTTTAAGGCATTAAAGAAATTATTTTGGAAACATTCATATGCTTTCTGTTCAGCAAGATGACATTTCTCTATATATCCTTCTACCACATTCTGCGCAAATTTCTCATATTCTCGTTCATAATCTTCACTCGCAAAGGATGGATCTAAATGAATGCGAAACATCAGATTATATTGTTCCTTTTGGCTCTTTAATTCCATCTGATCAATACCTAAAGAATTTTCCAAATGCTTATACTGACTATCTATCTGTTGTTTTCTTTGTATCATTTTATCCAGTTCTTTAATATTAGCGATACTATCAGGGATACCATAAACTGGTTTTTCACTCTGTTTCAAACGTTCTTCTAATTCCTGCATACGTTTGTTATCGCTGGTAATTTCTTTTTCTAGTTGTTTGGCATTGCTTCCCTGTTCTACCTGGATACCATAAATACGATTTCTTTCTTTTTGCGTAGCCTTAATTTGTTCATCAATATCCATGAGTTCCTGTAAAGACTGTGGCGTCATCGCATCTTTCAGCTCTTTCATTTCTTTTTCCAAAGCATTCATTTGTTCGGCCTTTGTCATAGCGGCTTCTACTTGACGGATAAAGTCATCATTGATGACATGCGCAATATGAATATCCTTCACGATATCATAAAGCTGTTGTAGTTGTGCTTCGTGTTGTTGGTTTTCTTTTATTTCACGTTCTACTTCAATCAATTGTTTTTCAAGGGAATCCGCCCCAATAAATGGGATTTTATAATGGTTGGGATTCATATGAGAAATCGCATAGCCACTATACAACATACAATCTGGTGTAATGCTGGTGTGATATTTACGAATATCTGCTTCCTTTTCACAACATGCGACTCTTCCCAACAAGTATTTCACATACGGCTTTAAATCTTCACAATCGACTTCCACATGATCATATAAGGTGGTTGTATCTAAGTCAGGCCCTGGTTTTGCTTTAGCCTGATCGACAATGGAATATGTATGAATATCCAGTTCATTTTTCATAGAACGATATAAACGATAGGCATCCATAAAGTATGCTTCATCCACAATTAAATTTAATTTTTGATTACGGATGTATCCTTCAATGGCATTTCGCCATGTTTCATCTTTGATGGTAATATGGTCTGCCAATATGGTTACTGAAATTTCTTTTTGATGCATCATGCGTAAACGTTTTTGTAATTCTTCTTTGAATAAAAGAAGTTGTTTGGGATATGGTTTCTTTCCATTTTCCAGCTTTTGTTTCTTCACAAGCAATTCTTTCATTTCTTCCTGTTGTTTTACCAATGCATTTTTCAGATTACTTCTACAATTTACAACATGTTCATCTATGTTTTGCAGATTTTCATAAAGTGTCTTATATTCATCTAAATCAAAACGTTCCAGATGTTCCACCTGATTGATGGACTTTCTGACCATTAAACGCTGTGTTGATGAAATCCCTTCCTCTAATGCAAGCAGCTCCTCATCTTCAATATCTTCTAAAGTTTCCAGCTGTTCATCCAGATCTTTACCCTTCTGGATTAACTGCTCACTCACAACACTGACATCCTCATGGTGAATATCCCATTGATTCTGACAGTTTTGAATCTTACGTTCCAAAATATTCGCAGCATTGTCTTTACGTTTATCTTTTAATTCTTCCAGCTGTTTTTCTACTGCTTCATATTCTGCAACACTTTGTGCACGTTGTTGTTTTAGTGTCTGAAATTCTTCATTGTGTTGATGATAAGATGCAACCACCTGTTCATGCTCCAATACCATCATTTGATAGTTTATGGCTTGTTGTTCTATCGCTAAAGTATCAAAGCGTTCTTTATCTTGCAGGATATCCATATATTTATCATGAATGATCTGTAGTTGTTCCTTCTTAGATTGTACGGTTTCTAATTGTTCCTTCATCTGGCGATAATCCTGAATTTCTTCCTGCATTTCTTCCAGATTTAAATCTTCTTCTTCCTGACAGATATTTTTCACGATAAACTCTGATATATTCATCATTGGTGTATAGGCAACTGCCATTTTAAATACATCAAAGAAACGTTCATCTTTGATCATCATACGTTGTTTAAAGTAATTACGATAATCGGTGTTGGTCGTAAACATACGACATCCTCGATCAGAAAAGCTGTCTAAAAACTTTTTCATGCGGCGAATATCATAAACCCGTTTTTCATGATCCAGCAATCCATCGCTTTCCACAAATTCATGCTCTGGAATTGGATGATTCATCATATAGAAACGATAATCCATTTCATTTCTTGTGGCACCTTCGCAATTAAAGACGATACCAAAACAATATGCCTGGCCTTTTTCATCTTCAAATTGCATACAAAGATGAGAACTGAAGAAGCCTTTATCTCGTTTATAGGTACCGTTTTTATACTTTCCTTTCAGATATCCCATTAAATCACGTGTGGTTTTATCATTGGCGGATTTATTAAATAAAGATTTATCTGTTTTTCCTAATATGACGATCTGCATCGCATCAATCAGCGCAGATTTTCCTTCACCGGTTTTTCCACTTAAAAATACGATATCATCAAAATCTAACATGACTTTCTCATAGTACAGCCAGTTAATCAACAGCATTTTCTTCAGTTTCATCTTCATCACCTTCTTCCTCGTTATGGATATTCTTTAAGATATGATCTATATGCTCTGGAGTTAATACACAAGTGATATATGGTAAAACCCATAGATATTCCTCTTCCTCAACGTGATATCGCTGTACCACATTCAATCTTTGTAACGTCATGATCGCAGAAGAAATCATGGTAGAAGATGGTTTTGAGGACACAAGCGCAAATACATCCACCAACAATCGAAGCAGTTCATTGGTCGTGATACGTATCGTTAAGGAGGCATCTAATTCCAGCATTTTTTCTTCATAATAATTACGTAAAATCAATAGGAACATCGTTTCCAACATATTCAACTGATATTTACATGCACAGTCTTCCCGCTCATTTGTGATATAAATCATCCCCATATAGGAAGAACGATCTTTTTGAAGGATCCATCCTGCATATCGTAAATATTCATCAAAGTATTCCCAATGATCTGAAATAAATGTATAGTCCTCATTGCGTTCTTTTTTCTCAAAATTCTTGATTTTATTGTACTGATAAACACAATTTTCAGCTAATAAAATATTCACGATACGTGAAAATTCTTCACGTTGATTTTCCATTAATGTTTCTACTTTCATGAATCGCCCTTCTTTCTTATTAATAGATTTGGATAGTGGAAGTTGCCTTCTTCAATACCTTGTGTTTCATTTGGTAGAAGTGTAGCCTCTATATCCATCTTTCGATCTCGTCCATAGACATAAATCAGAATAGATCGTATATAATCATCCATATCTTTTACTCCGATATCCTTTAATTTACCGGCGGACTGGTCTTTTAATTTTTCTTTATAATAAGCCGCCACTTTTTCTTTTGTGAAGCGTTCATAACGATCTAAGCCTATTTTTTCTTCCAGCTGGCTTTGATCAGGTGTTTCTTCATCAAAGGTGAAACGCATGATATCTTCGCTTTGTTTACGTTTGCGTTTGGCGAAGGAATACACCTCATTCTTTGGTATATATTGTGTCTTTTGAATATTCATGGTCTGTGAAAGGATCTCTGTGGTTTTTTGTGGTTCTTCCTTCATATGATGAATCAGTTCCACAAGTTTTCCTTTTAAACCCTGATCACTATTACATAAATACATAATTTTCTGTTTCGCAAGTCGTCGATAACTTGCGTCACTATTCACTAATTGAGCTGTCAGATTTTCCACAATATTTAAATCGTTATACATCGCATATAACATAGACTCAATTGATTTTTTCGCATGATCACGGCCATTTACACGATAATGACTGGTGGCACTGTCAATGATTTTTTCCTTTAATGTTTCATCATGAAGCAGTGTTTCCAATATATTGGCAACTGGATTTTTAAAACGTTTTAAACTATCCTCTACAAGTGTTGGGAACACATATCCTTCCACAATATCCCCATAGTATACATCAAAGAAATCATGATATATTTTCGTCGATACTTTTTTCACCTGAATGGCATAATAATCACGGATTCTAGCATTGGTCTGTTCAAGTGTTAAGATTAGCTCTTTAAAATCCGCATAGGCATTACGGATATGCTGATAGCTGTCCTCAATTTTCATTGGATCTTCCATATCTTTTAAAGACGCATGAATACGAATCATATATCCAATCTGTTCACGCTCTTTGATAATATCATTCACAAATGTGATAAATACGCGGCTGTGATAAGGCAAAGACACCATTTTCTTCATCGTATCCATATGTAAATCTACATTGATCCAGCCATGTTTTTCAAAAAGGCGCAATAAAAATTGGATATCTTTTCCATACGTATCCTTTTCCTGCCTAAGTTCTGTTTCTATTTGCGCGTACTCTTCTTCCTCTTTAAAATCTAACGATATTTCACGGTCTTTCACGTATTCTTCTAATAAATCCACAAGCAGGGAACGTTCCATACTCATCGTTTGATTTCGATATATACAATCATGGATTTCTAACAATAAATCCACATACCTATCTTTATTTTTTGACACCAGTATCGTAAAAAAAGATGCATCCATCTTTTCAAATAGTGACATAACTTCACCTCCGATAAACCTCGTCCTTTTATTTTACATGAATACTTGAAAAATATCCATAAAGAATTACCTGTTTCATTATGACTTACTCCTTTAATTAAGAAAATATTGATTATGAATGAAATATAAAGTATCATAAATAATTTATGACAAAGATATAAACTCATCTAACACCAAAACCATCACAATCAAAAAAAGAAGTATGTTCTTGAAATAGAAACCATACTTCCTTCTTTTTACTCTAATGTTACTTTAATTTCTTTTTCCTTACCACTTCGATTAATGGTCAGGGTTGCTTCATCGCCAACATTTTTACTATATAAAAGCGTACGGAATGTTTTGAAATCGGTACAAGCTTTGCCATCAAATTTCACTAAGACATCCCCACTCTTTATACCTGATTTACTTGCTGGTGAGCCTGATGTTACTTTCATGATATACAAGCCACTGTCAATATCTTTATCGATATCAAAATAGCTGCGTTCAAAGCTTGTTAACTGGGCAATTTCCTGTACAGAAATACCCAGAATAGGACGAATAACTTTACCTTCCTTTTCTAACTGGGTAATGACAGGCAATACTTCATTGATTGGTAGCGCAAAGCCAAAGCCTTCCACTTCCTCAGCACTGATTTTCATAGAATTGATACCAATCAGTTCCCCTGCCATATTGATGAGTGGACCTCCACTGTTGCCGGGATTGATGGCTGCATCTGTTTGTAGAACGGATACATCAAAGTCTGCGACACCATTGTTATCGGTATCTACCTCCATGTGACGATCTACACCGGAAATTAAGCCACCAGAAACACTTCCTTGATATTCGATTCCAAGAGGACTTCCCATCGCAATGACGTATTCCCCTTTTTTCACCAACGAGCTATCTGCCATCGTAAAGGCTTCCGCATCAAAATCAACTGTGACCTTCAATAATGCCAAATCCATGACTTCATCCAGTCCTTTGATTTCTGCTTTTATTTCTTTCCCATTCGCAAATGTGACAATTGCGCCATCTCCATCAGAAACTACATGGTTGTTGGTAATAATATATACATCTTTTCCATCAACCCGATAGATTGCGCCACTACCACTTCCGATGGAACGATTGCGAAGTGTTGCTGTTACAGTCACAACCTTGTTTTCACATTTTTGTACAAGCTCCGTTACATCATTATTGATTTCCACTCTTGCTTGTTGTACATTCCCCTGTGTTGTGGTTGTCTGAATCTGATTACTACTTTTATCTGTGGAAACTCGATACAGCTGGATACTGATCACAATATTCCAGCCCAACAACATGACTACCAAAAATGTTAGTGTTTTTTTCATGCTTATTTCGCACCCTTTCCTCCAACATAAATAGAAAACTGATCTGCAGGATATAACTTCATCTGATCATGATGGATTTGTTTTTTATCCAAATGAGATATCAGTGTATTTAATGCCAGCTCCCGTGTATTTCCTTCTTGAGAAATATGAGCTAGTATAATTTCTTTGGTGTTGTTTCCAATCACATCACATAAAACATTCGCACTGTCATCGTTGCATAAATGCCCATAGTCATTGATGATTCGCTGTTTGATATATACAGGGCGATTGGTTTGCATCAACATCTCTATATCATGATTACTTTCAAATATATAATAATCAGCGTCCTTGATATAATCTTTTACTTCTTCTTTAATATACCCCGTATCGGTCACATAAACCATTTTTTCATTCTCACATTCTATCACATAACCAACGGTTCCTTCACAATCATGACTCATTGGTAAAACAGTAATGTGGAAATCTTTGATATCCAGTGTATCATAAGGGGCAATCCCATGAAGATGCTCTGTTTCAATATTTTGTGTTGCGTAAGTATGAATATCGTTGAACATCTTCATCTGGGATACATGATCACTGTGTGTATGTGTAATCAATATCGCATCAGACTGGGTGGGATCATATTGAATGCGTTCAAAGCATCCTTTCAGATATCGTTTGGTCGTGCCACAGTCGATGACGATTTTTGTGTCGTTATGTTTAATCAGGCAGCAGTTTCCTTTGGAGCCACTGGCCAATAATGCAAATTTCATAAGGTAACCAACTTTCTAAATCTTCGCCATGTTGAAAAATGCGGAAATGTTTTTTTGAAATGCCAGCTGGATTCTGGCAGTTGCCCCATTACGATGCTTGGCGATTTCCACATCGGTAGGCTCTGTCACATTTTCAGCCGCTTCATTTTTGTCTTTATTGTAGTATTCTTCACGGTATAAAAACATAACGATATCGGCATCCTGCTCGATGGCTCCGGATTCACGAAGGTCTGACAGCATTGGATGTTTATCAGGTCTTGTTTCTACACTACGTGATAACTGTGATAATGATATAACGGGACATTCCATCTCTCTGGCAAGCCCTTTTAAAGAACGTGAAATTTCTGAGATTTCCTGTTGACGATTATCCGATCCACCTCTGCCGCTTCCTGATATCAGCTGAAGGTAGTCAATGACCACAAGATCCAGACCATGTTCGCTTTTTAATTTACGACATTTAGAGAATATCTCAGATATTTTGATATTACTGGAATCATCGATAAACAGTTTACATGCCATCAGTTCGTTGGCAGATTCATTCAGTTTATTAAATTCTTCATCCAGAATGTTCCCACTTCGAAGTTTACTGGATTCGACCGCACTTTTTGCGCTTAATATACGTTTCATCAAGGCTTCCGCAGGCATTTCCAGTGAGAATACCGCAATCGCACCTGGATTATAGAAGGATGCATTTAACGCCAAGTTTAACGCAAATGCAGTTTTTCCCATCGCAGGACGGGCCGCTAAAATAATCAAATCACCACGCTGAAAACCATTGGTCAATCGATCTAGGTCATCATAGCCGGTTTTGATTCCAGTTACACGATTATCTGAAGAACGAAGTTTGATCAATTCCTGCATTACACCACTGATGACATCACGGCTGCTTTTGAAATCCGTTGCTTTACGGCTTCTTGTGACATTTAATATTTCACGTTCCGCATTATCCATGATAACATCAAGGCTTTCACTGGTATCAAAACTGTCTTCCGCAATCACCTGTGCTGTTTCAATTAAGCGTCGTAAATGGGCACGGCTTTTAATCATTTCAATATAGTAAACACTATTGGTACTAGAGATCGCTGTATCACTTAATTTGATGATATAATCAGCACCTCCGACTAAATTCAATTGATCTGTATCTTGTAAACGGGTAATGACGGTCGTTACATCCACCGGTTTTCCCATATCCACAATATCTAACATACAACGAAAGATTCTCTGGTGGATATCCAGATAGAAATCCTCTGCCACAAGTCCTTGATCATACACGACACCCGCGACATTGGGATACACCATCATGGCGCCTAATATGGATTGTTCCGCCTCATTACTGTGTGGCAGTTCTTTACTCATGGTTTCCTCCTATCCATTGACATGAACACGAATCACACCAATGACTTTGTTTTTATATAAATCAACTTTTACATCGGTATATCCTAAATTAGAAATTGGTTCATTGTCGATAACTTTACGTTTTTCTACTTTGATACCATATTTATCATGCAACTGGGCTACAATCTGTTTTGTGGATACACTTCCAAAAACTCTGCCGCCTTCTCCGGTTTTTACATGGAATTCTAAAACGATTTTACTTAATTCTTTTTTTAGTTCTTCAGCCTCTGATTCCAGCTGTTTTTCTTTTAAATCATGTTGAAGGTTCTCTTCATCTAAGATTTCCATACTTTTCTTTGTGGCCAAAACAGCCAGTTTTTTGTTTAACAGGAAGTTTCTGCCATAGCCATCACTGACCTCAACAATATCTCCTTTTTTACCAACCTTTTTTACATCACTTAGTAGTATTACTTTCATCTGTTGTATCCTCCTTGTTTTCTTCTATATATTCATCAATCATTGCGCGTAGTTCATCATCTACTGCCGCAACACTAGTATCATCACGTTGTAATGCCGCAGCAGAGAAATGTCCACCACCATGCATTTTTTCCATAATGACCTGCACATTGATTTCACCTTTACTGCGTGCAGAAACAGCAACTTTGTTATCTTTGATATTGGCAATGACAAAGCTTGCCTCAATACCTTTGATATTTAATAAAGAATCCGCCGCCTGGGACATCATGGTACGATCTTCTATCGTATTGTCATTAACAGCCGCAATAATCATATTTCCACGATATTTTTCAGACCAGTTCATAATAGAGGTTTTTGCTTCAAAATCATCATAGTCCTCTTTTAACATGTTTTCGGCTTTCATACTGTCTGCGCCAATCTTTTTCAGATAAGCAACGGCTTCAAAGGTACGACTTCCTGTACGCATTCTAAAGCGATTGGTATCAACCAAGATACCATTATACATAATCGTAGCTTCACTTTCTGATATATTCACCTTATTTGTCTGATATGGCAAAAGCTCTGTTGCAAGTTCACTTACAGAACTGGCACTGGTTTCCACATAGACAAGAAGTGGGTTTCCAATAAAATCTTCACTTCGACGATGATGGTCAATCACAATAATACGTTTTGCGGACATGACAGTCATTGGTGCTCCGGTTTGTTTTGGATTATGATGATCCACCGCAATGACCAGATCGCCATCTCCAATCAATTTTGTGGCTTCTTCATCTTCGATAAAACGATGACGAGAATCTAATTCATCTTCCAAAGCAGTAAACGCTTCTTTCAACTGTGGCTCCATACCACCGCTTTTACTAACCACATAACATTCTTTTCCATAAGCACTTGCGATACGTGACATACATAATGCACTGCCCATACAGTCAAAATCCATATTGGAATGTCCAACCACAAATACACGTTTACTTTCCATTATTGCTTCTTTGATTGCCTGTGCCATAACACGTACACGCACTTTACTACGTTTTTCACTTGCTTCACTATTACCGCCAAAGTATTTGACACTTTCTCCATATTTCTTAACAGCAGCCTGATCTCCACCACGACTTTGTGCAAGCTCCAGCAAATCATTTACCATAGTATCTAATAACTGATAATCATCTGTACCACGAGCAAATGACATACTTAATGTGATGGATACATCAATTTCTTCTGCATTTTTTCTTATTGTATTTAATATTGAAAAACGATCTTTTACAACCTGCGCAAAAATCCGTTCATTTAAAATAACCAAAAAACGATCACTTCTCAAACGACGAATAAACATGCCGTATTTATTTGCCCATTCCACACATGGCTGACGCAGCTGTAAGTTGATTTGTGCCATTTTGCCTTCATCCACATACTGCTGGATTTCCATATAGTTATCCAATTGTAATAAACCAGCCACAACACCATCAGATTCAAAGCGTTTTTTCAATACAGCATATTCTGTAATATCACGGACATACAATACCTGCGCATTTTCTTTTCGGGTAATTTCATATACATGATCATCATCCGTTGCGGTAATCACATCTACATCACCAGTAAACAAATCCGTAATTTCCGCAATCCAGCTGGAAAGTTTTTTTCCAACGACATCAATTTTTCTTTCTTCCAAAAAGTCATTGATCCATGTGGCATTATATTGTTCATCATAGGTAATGATTCCTACTTCACCAAATAACAATGCATCTTTAGCATCATGCCCTAAAATTCTTGAGATATCAATATCTCGTTGTTCTCTATCCTTTTGAAATTTTACCATGATCCAGACGATAATAGCGATATTCAACACTAACATTACTACCATTGGCACCATATTGATATCATTAAACCCTACGGAATATAACGATATCAATGCCAGAATCTGTAATATCACAATAATAGCGATTTGTACCTTAAAATTTTCTAAGCGATCCATGTAATAACACCTCACTCATTTTCTGTTTCAAATCTAATAACATATCCAATACGCCAATGCATGCCACTACAAAATTCACGTATGGAACAAATATAGCAATCATGACAAGAAACACAGCAGCACGTTTACGAAGCAATACAATCAACCACATCAGGGCCAATACACCATAGCCAATCGCAAACACCATTGCACATAGATAACATGCGAACAGAACATTTAAAAGTTCTTGGTTTAATTTTATCACATTTTGCATATAAAATAGTAGCCAAATAACAATTATTATGAATCCTATGATTTTTGGCACCTTTAATTCATAAAGTGGTTTCATTGGGCGCACCTTAATTTTAAAGCGTTTTAACATTACATTGCCCAGCATATGAATACACATCGTTTGTAGAATACTCATTAGTAATGTTGATAAAATACTGATGATGGATATGACTTTTGCGATATTAAAGCCAACATCCAAGTGAAACATGGATAATAACATATTGGCAATTTCTACATCTTCCGATGGATCATATCCAAAAATAGAGGCAAATAAAACAAAAGTGATCAAATAAGAAAACAGTGTAAAAAGAAACGTCCAGAACATCAGCGTTCCATTCTTCCATTCTTTTCTTATCCCACCGCCATAAACCATACCAGTTACAATACAGCTGAACATATAAAAGATAGTGGTAGGCACACTTAGCATAAAGCTTAAAATCAACATACAGACACTTGGCACCATTGCATTCTTTACACCATACTTTGCGGTATAAATTAAAATAGGGAATGTCAAAATCCAATACATCATATATTCAATCATTCCAGCCAGCTGACGATTAATAAAAAGCATCAATCCTACAATTGCCACCATCATGGCCCCTTCGGTTATTTTTCTGGTATCGTTTTTCATAAGAACCTCCTAATTATGACAAAAACCTCCACCCGTTTGACAAGTGGAGGTAATCTATTCTTATTCGCTTACGTAAGGCAATAAAGCCATCTGGCGAGCACGTTTGATTGCTGTAGCCAGCATTCTCTGATATTTAGCACGTGTACCTGTAACACGTCTTGGAATGATTTTTCCGTTTGCGCTAATAAAACGTTTTAATAATTCAACGTCTTTGTAATCGATAGTTTCAATATGGTTCTTTGTAAAGTAACATACTTTTTTACGTCCCATACGCTGTTTTTTGAATGCCATAGAAATATCTCCTTTCTTTAGAATGGTAAATCATCACTTGCGATATCAAGTGTATCGCTTGATGCAAAATCACTGGAATAAGATGACTGTGAACTTGATGTATCTGGTTCATAACCCTGGTTGTTTGCATTGTAATCAGGTGTATATCCAGCTTGTGCATTGTTTGCACTTGCAGATTTGCTTTCCAGAAACTGTACGCTGTCAGCAACTACTTCAGTAACATATACACGTTTTCCTGTCTGGTCATCATAGCTGCGTGTCTGGATTCTTCCTTCCACTCCAACTAGACTTCCTTTATGAAGGTATTGTGCCATTAAATCAGCAACTTTATTCCATGCTACGCAATTGATAAAATCGGCTGTTGGCTGACCTTCGGTTTTTATACGGCGATCACATGCAACGGTAAAGGATACCACAGATGCTCCTGAGCCGGTTTTTCTTAAGATTGGGTCTTTTGTAAGACGTCCAACCAAAACGACACGATTGATCATAGTCTATCTCTCCTTTATCGAGCGATTATTCTTCGCCTTCAGTTTTGATGATCATATAACGTACGATGCTGTGGTTGATACGAGCCAAACGATCGAATTCTTTGATTCCTTCGTTGTTAGCTGTAACGTTCATTACAACATAGTAACCTTTTTTCATGTGATTGATTTCATATGCGAACTCTTTTACACCCCATTCGTCAACCTTATCGATTGATCCTTCGTGGTCTGTAATGATCTTGTGTAAGCCATTCATAACTTCGTTACGAGCTGCTTCTTCCAAAGATGCGTTCACAATGTACATGATTTCGTATTTTTTCATTCTGTACACCTCCTCATGGTCTTCGGCCCTATTTCCTGAATAGAGCGGGGAGTAGAGATTTCTACCCATTTATATATTTTATCATTTGGTTCCGGCA
Coding sequences:
- a CDS encoding DUF4194 domain-containing protein, which produces MKVETLMENQREEFSRIVNILLAENCVYQYNKIKNFEKKERNEDYTFISDHWEYFDEYLRYAGWILQKDRSSYMGMIYITNEREDCACKYQLNMLETMFLLILRNYYEEKMLELDASLTIRITTNELLRLLVDVFALVSSKPSSTMISSAIMTLQRLNVVQRYHVEEEEYLWVLPYITCVLTPEHIDHILKNIHNEEEGDEDETEENAVD
- a CDS encoding trypsin-like peptidase domain-containing protein, producing the protein MKKTLTFLVVMLLGWNIVISIQLYRVSTDKSSNQIQTTTTQGNVQQARVEINNDVTELVQKCENKVVTVTATLRNRSIGSGSGAIYRVDGKDVYIITNNHVVSDGDGAIVTFANGKEIKAEIKGLDEVMDLALLKVTVDFDAEAFTMADSSLVKKGEYVIAMGSPLGIEYQGSVSGGLISGVDRHMEVDTDNNGVADFDVSVLQTDAAINPGNSGGPLINMAGELIGINSMKISAEEVEGFGFALPINEVLPVITQLEKEGKVIRPILGISVQEIAQLTSFERSYFDIDKDIDSGLYIMKVTSGSPASKSGIKSGDVLVKFDGKACTDFKTFRTLLYSKNVGDEATLTINRSGKEKEIKVTLE
- the dnaB gene encoding replicative DNA helicase; the encoded protein is MSKELPHSNEAEQSILGAMMVYPNVAGVVYDQGLVAEDFYLDIHQRIFRCMLDIVDMGKPVDVTTVITRLQDTDQLNLVGGADYIIKLSDTAISSTNSVYYIEMIKSRAHLRRLIETAQVIAEDSFDTSESLDVIMDNAEREILNVTRSRKATDFKSSRDVISGVMQELIKLRSSDNRVTGIKTGYDDLDRLTNGFQRGDLIILAARPAMGKTAFALNLALNASFYNPGAIAVFSLEMPAEALMKRILSAKSAVESSKLRSGNILDEEFNKLNESANELMACKLFIDDSSNIKISEIFSKCRKLKSEHGLDLVVIDYLQLISGSGRGGSDNRQQEISEISRSLKGLAREMECPVISLSQLSRSVETRPDKHPMLSDLRESGAIEQDADIVMFLYREEYYNKDKNEAAENVTEPTDVEIAKHRNGATARIQLAFQKNISAFFNMAKI
- the rplI gene encoding 50S ribosomal protein L9, translating into MKVILLSDVKKVGKKGDIVEVSDGYGRNFLLNKKLAVLATKKSMEILDEENLQHDLKEKQLESEAEELKKELSKIVLEFHVKTGEGGRVFGSVSTKQIVAQLHDKYGIKVEKRKVIDNEPISNLGYTDVKVDLYKNKVIGVIRVHVNG
- a CDS encoding MBL fold metallo-hydrolase, producing the protein MKFALLASGSKGNCCLIKHNDTKIVIDCGTTKRYLKGCFERIQYDPTQSDAILITHTHSDHVSQMKMFNDIHTYATQNIETEHLHGIAPYDTLDIKDFHITVLPMSHDCEGTVGYVIECENEKMVYVTDTGYIKEEVKDYIKDADYYIFESNHDIEMLMQTNRPVYIKQRIINDYGHLCNDDSANVLCDVIGNNTKEIILAHISQEGNTRELALNTLISHLDKKQIHHDQMKLYPADQFSIYVGGKGAK